The Streptomyces sp. cg36 genomic interval GCGGACTGTCCCGCGCTCCCCTATGTCGTACACATGCTGGTCGGCGCCTTCGTCGCCCGGCAGCTCGTCGAGGACCGGACGGTCGACAAGTCCTTCCTCGGCACCTACATCGACGCCGTGGTTCTCCCCGCCCTCGGCGATCCCGTCTAGCTCCCCACCACCTGCCCCACCTGACGTGCGCCGCTCTCGTCGTCGGGCTGGTCATCCACGCCCTGTTCCCCGGTCCCGGCCTCGGCCGAGCGGGGGGACCTCCATCGACCCGACCGGGAGTACGCCCTCGTGGCCACGTTCCTCTACCGACTCGGCAGGTTCGCCTTCCGGCGCCGCCGCTATGTCGCCCTGGTGTGGGTGGCGCTGCTGTTCCTCGCCGGATTCGGCGCCGCGTCCGCCTCCACTCCTTCCGCCAGCTCCTTCTCGATGCCCGGCACCGAGGCCCAGAAGGCCTTCGACCTGCTGGAGCAGCGCTTCCCGGGAGGCAGCGCCGACGGCGCCACCGCCCGTATCGTCTTCAAGGCCCCGGCCGGCAAGACCATGAACGACGCGGCCAGCAAGGCCGAGGTCGACAAGGTCGTCACCGAGCTGCCCAAGGGCTCGAAGCAGGTCTCCTCGGTGACCGACCCGTACCAGGCGAACGCCGTCTCCAAGGACGGCTCGACCGCGTACATATCCGTGAAGTACAAGGTCAACGGCATGGCCCTGGAGGACAGCGACCGCAAGTCGCTGGAGGACTCCGGCAAGGCCGCGCAGAAGGCCGGGCTCACCGTCGAGATCGGCGGTGACGCGCTCCAGGCCAAGCCCGAGACGGGCTCCGGCGAGATCATCGGTGTGGTGATCGCCGGCCTCGTGCTGATGATCACCTTCGGCTCGCTGATCGCCGCCGGTCTGCCGCTGATCACCGCCATCATCGGCGTGGGCATCGGCGTCTCCACCATCACCGCGCTCGCCAACGTCCTGGACCTCGGCAACACCACCTCGACGCTGGCCTCGATGATCGGCCTCGCGGTCGGCATCGACTACGCGCTCTTCATCGTCTCGCGCTACCGGGCCGAGCTCCGCGAGGGCCGCGAGCGCGAGGAGGCCATCGGCCGGGCGGTGGGAACCGCCGGTTCCGCGGTCGTCTTCGCCGGTCTGACCGTCGTCATCGCGCTGTGCGGCCTCGCGGTCGTCAACATCCCGATGCTCACCAAGATGGGCGTGGCCGCGGCCGGCACGGTCGTGATCGCCGTACTGATCGCGCTCACCCTCATCCCGGCGGTGCTCGGCTTCGCGGGCAAGCGCGTCTTCGGCCGCCGCACCCGCCGGAAGATGGAGGCCGGCACGGTCGAGGCCCCCGCCGAGGCCAAGCCGAACATGGGCACCCGCTGGTCCAGCTTCGTGCTGCGCCGCCCGATCTGGGTGCTGCTCGCCGGTGTGATCGGGCTCGGCGTCATCGCCGTCCCGGCCGCCTCCCTGGAGATGGGTCTGCCCGACGACGGCTCGCAGCCGACCTCGACGACCCAGCGCCGCGCCTACGACACCCTCTCCGACGGCTTCGGCCCGGGCTTCAACGGCCCGCTGATGATCGTCGTGGACGGGGCCAAGGCGTCCGGCGGTGCCAAGGCCGCGGCCGACCGCACCGCGGACACCATCAAGAAGCTGCCCGACGTCGCCGAGGTGGCGGCGCCCGCCCTCAACAAGGAGGGCGACACCGCGACCATCACGGTCGTCCCGAAGTCCAAGCCGTCCTCCACGGACACCGAGGACCTGGTCCACTCGATCCGGGACGCGGGCAAGGACATCAAGTCCGAGACCAAGGCCGAGGTCCTGGTCACCGGCGCGACCGCGATGAACATCGACTTCTCGCAGCGCATGAACGACGCCCTGCTGCCCTACCTCGCCCTCGTGGTGGGCCTGGCGTTCCTGCTGCTGATGGTGGTCTTCCGCTCGATCCTGGTCCCGCTCAAGGCGGCGCTCGGCTTCCTGCTCTCGGTGGTCGCCGCCCTCGGCGCGGTCGTCGCGGTCTTCCAGTGGGGCTGGCTGGGCGGGCTCTTCGGGGTGGAGAACCCCGGCCCGATCATGTCGATGATGCCGATCTTCATGGTCGGCGTGGTCTTCGGTCTGGCCATGGACTACGAGGTCTTCCTCGTCACCCGGATGCGCGAGGCGTTCGTCCACGGCGAGCGGCCCGGCCAGGCGATCGTGACCGGTTTCCGGCACGGCGCCCGGGTGGTCACCGCCGCCGCGGTGATCATGATCGCGGTCTTCTCCGGCTTCATCGGGGCCAGCGACCAGATGATCAAGATGATCGGCTTCGCCCTGGCGATCGCGGTCTTCTTCGACGCCTTCGTGGTCCGCATGGCCATCGTCCCGGCGGTGCTCGCGCTGCTCGGCGCGAAGGCGTGGTGGCTGCCGGGCTGGCTGAACCGGATCCTGCCCAACGTCGACGTCGAGGGTGAGGGCCTCAAGGCCCACACCGACAAGGCGTCGGACGGCGACGACGACCGCGAGCTCGCGCGCGTCTGACCCGTCACCCCGTCGAGCCGGCCCCTACGCATCACGCGTAGGGGCCGGCTCCTTTCGTACGTACGTCTCGCTACGCCGGAGCCCGCCCCGGCCGGTGGACGCGGACGGCGCGGCATGCGTACGCCGCAGAAAGCGGATCAGGGGCGAGCTGTCGAACTGGACCACCGCGACGCCGTCGGACGAGTGGAACTCCAGCACGGTCTGGGCCCGGCCGCACGGCCAGACCACCACGTCGCCCCGGCGCGAGGGCCCGCGCAGCCCCGCCTCCAGGAGGGCGCGCGGGAAGGCCCACTCATTGCCGCCGGGGAAGGCGAAACGCACGGTCAGCGGGTCCTCGGCGGGGTCGTAGCGCAGGGCGACCGGAACGGGTCGGTGGTGCGGGGCGTCCGAGACGATCCTCGCGCGGGCGTGCTCCTCGACGGCGGGGGACATCGGTCGCTCCTCACACTCGCTCTGCACAGCTATTCACGCTCTTTGTCATTAAATGTCGCATATTTTGAGGCGCACGCCGGGCCTGAGAACCGTTGGTATTTTTCGCTGATGCGCTCTTGCGACCTCTTCGCAGGTGCACGACTATCATCGAGCGGTTCTTTCGAACGCTTCCAGCCAACCAGGCCAGCGGAGACCACCCATGCATGTCCCGGACGGATTCATCAACGCCCCCGTCTCCGCGGTAGCCGGAGTCGGCGCGGCGGCGGCCATCGCCGTCAGCCTGCGCGGGGCCCGACGTGAACTCGACGAGAAGACGGCCCCGCTCGCGGGCCTGGTCGCGGCGTTCATCTTCGCCGTGCAGATGCTGAACTTCCCGGTCGCGGCCGGCACCAGCGGCCATCTCCTGGGCGGGGCGCTCGCGGCGATCCTCGTCGGCCCGTACACCGGCGTCCTGTGCGTCTCGGTCGTCCTGCTGATGCAGGGCATCCTCTTCGCCGACGGCGGCCTCACCGCCCTCGGCGTCAACATCTCCGACATGGCGATCACCACCACGGTCGTCGCGTACGCCGTCTTCCGCGGGCTGGTGAAGGTGCTGCCCCGCACCCGCCGCTCCATCACCGTCGCCTCCTTCGTCGCCGCCCTGCTCTCGGTGCCCGCCGCCGCCCTGATGTTCACCGCCATCTACGCGCTGGGCGGCACCACCGACGTCCCGATCGGCAAGGTGCTCACCGCGATGGTCGGTGTGCACGTGCTGATCGGCATCGGCGAGGCCGTGATCACCGCGCTGACCGTGGGCGCGGTCATCGCCGTCCGGCCCGACCTGGTGCACGGCGCGCGCGGCGTCACGGCTCCGCTCAAGCTCCGCGTGGGCGGCGAACTGGTCGACGCCCCCGCTCCCGAGCGCCTGCCCGCCGCGGCCGGTTCCACTCACCGGGTGCGGGCCGTGTTCGTGGTGGCCGCGCTGCTGCTCGCCGGGTTCGTCTCCTTCTACGCCTCGGCCTCGCCCGACGGCCTGGAGAAGGTCGCCCACGACAAGGGCATCGACACCCAGGAGAAGAAGCACACCACCGAGGACTCCCCGCTCGCGGGCTACTCGGTCAAGGACATCGGCAACGACCGGGTGGCCACCGGCCTCGCGGGCATGATCGGCGTCGGCGTCACCATCGGCGTCGGCAGCGGGGTCTTCTGGGCGGTGCGCCGCCGCCGGGGCGGGGCCGCCGAGGCCACCCCCACCGCCGTGCCGCAGAGCGAGAAGGTCTGACATGGGCGCCGGCCACGCCCACAAGATGTACCGGCAGGCGGCCTCGCCGGTCCACGCGCTGCCCCCGCACTGCAAGATCGCGGCGGTCTTCCTCTTCGTGATCGTGGTCGTCTCGACCCCGCGCGAGGCGGTCTGGGCCTTCGGGCTCTACGTCGTGCTGCTGGCCCTGGTGGCGCGGGCGGCCCGGATCCCGGCGGGCTTCCTGCTCAAGCGGCTGCTGATCGAGGTCCCGTTCGTGGCGTTCGCGGTCCTGATGCCGTTCGTGGTGCCGGGCGACCAGGTGCACGTCCTGGGCCTGGCGCTGAGCAAGAACGGTCTGTGGGGCGCCTGGAACGTCCTGGCCAAGGGCACGCTCGGGGTCGCCGCCTCGGTGATCCTGGCCTCCACCACCGATCTGCGGGCCCTGCTCCTCGGCCTCCAGCGGCTGCGGCTGCCGTCCCTGCTCGTCCAGATCGCCTCGTTCATGATCCGCTACGGCGATGTGATCACGGACGAGATGCGCCGGATGTCCATCGCCCGCCGCTCGCGCGGCTTCGAGGCGAAGGGCCCCAAGGCGTGGGGCGTGCTCGCCAAGTCGGCGGGCGCCCTCTTCATCCGCTCGTACGAACGCGGCGAGCGGGTGCACCTGGCCATGGTCAGCCGTGGCTACGCGGGATCGATCCCGGTCATCGACGATGTCACGGCGACCGGTGCCCAATGGCGGTACGCGGCGGTGCTCCCCGCGTCGGCCCTCGTCGTCTGTCTCCTGGGGTGGACCCTGTGAATACGTCCGCAAGCTCTTCCGCGCCCGCCTCCCTGGAGGTGAGCGGCCTCGCCTTCGCCTACCCCGACGGCCACCAGGCCCTGTTCGGCGTCGACCTCACGGTGGCGCGCGGCGAACGCGTCGCGCTGCTCGGCCCCAACGGCGCCGGCAAGACCACCCTCGTCCTGCACCTCAACGGCATCCTGACCGGCGGCGCCGGCTCGGTGAAGGTGGCCGGGCTGCCGGTCGCCAAGCAGAACCTGGCGGAGATCCGGCGCCGGGTCGGGATCGTCTTCCAGGACCCCGACGACCAGCTCTTCATGCCCACGGTCCGGGAGGACGTGGCCTTCGGGCCCGCCGCCGCCGGGATGCGCGGGGCGGAGCTGGAGGAGCGGGTGCGCGGCGCGCTGGAGCGGGTGGGGATGGCGGAGTTCGCGGACCGGCCGCCGCACCACCTCTCCTTCGGCCAGCGCCGCCGGGTCGCGGTGGCGACCGTGCTGGCGATGGAGCCGGAGATCCTGGTCCTGGACGAGCCGTCGTCCAACCTGGACCCGGCCTCGCGCCGCGAACTCGCCGACATCCTGCGCTCCCTGGACGTCACCGTCCTGATGGTCACCCACGACCTGCCGTACGCGCTGGAGCTGTGCGGCCGGTCGGTGATCCTCAGCGGCGGCACCATCACGGCCGACGGCAAGACGGCGGACGTCCTCTCCGACGAGGAGCTGATGCGCACCCACCGGCTGGAGCTGCCGTTCGGCTTCGACCCGCGGGCCGCCGCCGCGAAGCTCTAGCCGTACTACGCCGGAGCGTCCACGGCCGTCCGCACCGCCCGCACCAGTGCCTGGGCTCGCGGGTCGGCCGTGACGCCCTTCTGGTGGCCGTTGGTGACGTAGCCGAAGGCGACGCCGGACTCCGGGTCGGCGAAGCCGAGCGAGCCGCCGCGGCCCGGGTGCCCGAAGGAGCCGGGGCCCAGCAGCGGGGAGGCCGGGCCGTGCAGCATGAAGCCGAGCCCGAAGCGGGTGTTCACGACGAGTACGCGGTCGGGTCCCGCGGACTCCTCCGTACGGGCCAGGGCGACCGTGGCCGGGGCGAACAGCCGCTTGCCGTCCACGTCCCCGAGGGTGGCGGCGTAGAACCGGGCGAGGCCGCGCGCCGTCGATATCCCCGCCGAGGCGGGCAGTTCGGCCGCCCGGTAGCCGGGGTCGTTCTCGTCCGGGAGCGGGTCGATGGCGCCGAAGGCGCGGCGGGTGAGGGAGTCCGGGTCGGCGTAGGCGGCGGCCACGGCGGGCTTGGGGCGCAGGGT includes:
- a CDS encoding MMPL family transporter, whose translation is MATFLYRLGRFAFRRRRYVALVWVALLFLAGFGAASASTPSASSFSMPGTEAQKAFDLLEQRFPGGSADGATARIVFKAPAGKTMNDAASKAEVDKVVTELPKGSKQVSSVTDPYQANAVSKDGSTAYISVKYKVNGMALEDSDRKSLEDSGKAAQKAGLTVEIGGDALQAKPETGSGEIIGVVIAGLVLMITFGSLIAAGLPLITAIIGVGIGVSTITALANVLDLGNTTSTLASMIGLAVGIDYALFIVSRYRAELREGREREEAIGRAVGTAGSAVVFAGLTVVIALCGLAVVNIPMLTKMGVAAAGTVVIAVLIALTLIPAVLGFAGKRVFGRRTRRKMEAGTVEAPAEAKPNMGTRWSSFVLRRPIWVLLAGVIGLGVIAVPAASLEMGLPDDGSQPTSTTQRRAYDTLSDGFGPGFNGPLMIVVDGAKASGGAKAAADRTADTIKKLPDVAEVAAPALNKEGDTATITVVPKSKPSSTDTEDLVHSIRDAGKDIKSETKAEVLVTGATAMNIDFSQRMNDALLPYLALVVGLAFLLLMVVFRSILVPLKAALGFLLSVVAALGAVVAVFQWGWLGGLFGVENPGPIMSMMPIFMVGVVFGLAMDYEVFLVTRMREAFVHGERPGQAIVTGFRHGARVVTAAAVIMIAVFSGFIGASDQMIKMIGFALAIAVFFDAFVVRMAIVPAVLALLGAKAWWLPGWLNRILPNVDVEGEGLKAHTDKASDGDDDRELARV
- a CDS encoding SsgA family sporulation/cell division regulator; this translates as MSPAVEEHARARIVSDAPHHRPVPVALRYDPAEDPLTVRFAFPGGNEWAFPRALLEAGLRGPSRRGDVVVWPCGRAQTVLEFHSSDGVAVVQFDSSPLIRFLRRTHAAPSASTGRGGLRRSETYVRKEPAPTRDA
- the cbiQ gene encoding cobalt ECF transporter T component CbiQ, which translates into the protein MGAGHAHKMYRQAASPVHALPPHCKIAAVFLFVIVVVSTPREAVWAFGLYVVLLALVARAARIPAGFLLKRLLIEVPFVAFAVLMPFVVPGDQVHVLGLALSKNGLWGAWNVLAKGTLGVAASVILASTTDLRALLLGLQRLRLPSLLVQIASFMIRYGDVITDEMRRMSIARRSRGFEAKGPKAWGVLAKSAGALFIRSYERGERVHLAMVSRGYAGSIPVIDDVTATGAQWRYAAVLPASALVVCLLGWTL
- a CDS encoding energy-coupling factor ABC transporter permease — protein: MHVPDGFINAPVSAVAGVGAAAAIAVSLRGARRELDEKTAPLAGLVAAFIFAVQMLNFPVAAGTSGHLLGGALAAILVGPYTGVLCVSVVLLMQGILFADGGLTALGVNISDMAITTTVVAYAVFRGLVKVLPRTRRSITVASFVAALLSVPAAALMFTAIYALGGTTDVPIGKVLTAMVGVHVLIGIGEAVITALTVGAVIAVRPDLVHGARGVTAPLKLRVGGELVDAPAPERLPAAAGSTHRVRAVFVVAALLLAGFVSFYASASPDGLEKVAHDKGIDTQEKKHTTEDSPLAGYSVKDIGNDRVATGLAGMIGVGVTIGVGSGVFWAVRRRRGGAAEATPTAVPQSEKV
- a CDS encoding energy-coupling factor ABC transporter ATP-binding protein, whose product is MNTSASSSAPASLEVSGLAFAYPDGHQALFGVDLTVARGERVALLGPNGAGKTTLVLHLNGILTGGAGSVKVAGLPVAKQNLAEIRRRVGIVFQDPDDQLFMPTVREDVAFGPAAAGMRGAELEERVRGALERVGMAEFADRPPHHLSFGQRRRVAVATVLAMEPEILVLDEPSSNLDPASRRELADILRSLDVTVLMVTHDLPYALELCGRSVILSGGTITADGKTADVLSDEELMRTHRLELPFGFDPRAAAAKL